From the Streptomyces nodosus genome, the window CTGCCGGCCTGCGCCAACGCCTTCAACATCTTCATCCTCAAACGGTTCTTCGACCAGATCCCGGCCGAACTGCTGGAATCCGCACGCCTGGACGGTGCCGGACCGGTCCGCGTCCTGCTCTGGGTGGTGCTCCCGCTGTCCCGGCCGGTGCTCGCCGTCGTCTCGATCTTCGCGGTCGTCGGCGTCTGGAAGGACTTCCTCTGGCCGCTGCTGGTCCTGCCGGACCCGGCACGCCAGCCGGTCACGGTCGCGCTCAACCGCCTGGCCGAGTTCATGCCCGCCAACCAGCTCCTGGCCGGCATGGTCATGGCCTCCATCCCGCTGCTGGTGATCTTCCTGCTCTTCCAGCGGCACATCATCGCCGGCCTCACCGCCGGAAGCCTCAAGGGCTGAACCGCCCACCGGGCATCACCCGTCGGTCCTCGAGGGCCGACGCCCCTCACACCGGAAGGACACACCACCGTGTCGATCCACCGAACCCACCGTCTGAGAACCACCGCGGCCCTGTCCGCTCTCCTCCTCGCTCTCACCGGCGCCGTCTCCTACAGCGTCGCCGCAGCACCGCAGGCCTACGCCGCCGGCAGCACCCTGGAGGCCGAGGCCGCGGTGTTGTCGGGTGGTGCGGTGGTGGAGCGGGAGCACTCGGGTTACACCGGCACGGGTTATGTCGGTGGGTTCACCGATGCCAACAAGGGGCGTGCGTCGGTTGCGTTCGCGGTGCAGTCGGCTCATGTGGGTGCGGGTTCGGTGGCGGTGCGTTATGCGAACGGCACCGGTGTGACGATGTCGTTGAGTCTGGTGGTCAATGGTTCCCGGGTCGGTCAGGTCGGTCTGCCGGCGACGGGTGGCTGGGACAGTTGGTCGACGGTGCGGGTGCCGGTGGACTTCGTGAAGGGTGCGAACGCGGTCGCGCTGACGTTCACCAGCGCTGACAGCGGCAATGTCAACATCGACAACCTCACGGCCACCACCCCGGATTCGGACACCACCACCCCCACCGACCCCACGGTGCTGGAGGCCGAGGCCGCGGCGTTGTCGGGTGGTGCGGTGGTGGAGCGGGAGCACTCGGGTTACACCGGCACGGGTTATGTCGGTGGGTTCACGGACGCCAACAAGGGGCGTGCGTCGGTCTCGTTCGCGGTGCAGTCGGCTCATGTGGGTGTGGGTTCGGTGGCGGTGCGTTATGCGAACGGCACCGGTGTGACGATGTCGTTGAGTCTGGTGGTCAATGGTTCCCGGGTCGGTCAGGTCGGTCTGCCGGCGACGGGTGGCTGGGACAGTTGGTCGACGGTGCGGGTGCCGGTGGACTTCGTGAAGGGTGCGAACGCGGTCGCGCTGACGTTCACCAGCGCTGACAGCGGCAATGTCAACATCGACAACCTCACGGCCACCACCCCGGATTCGGACACCACCCCGACCGACCCCACCGACCCGCCGTCCTCCACCGTCGCCTACGAGGCCGAGAGCGCCTTCGCCTCCGGAGGGCCCGCCAAGGCCACCACCGCGACGGGATACTCCGGCGCCGGCTACCTCACCGGCTTCCCCAGGACCGGCGCCCGGGCGATCTTCGCAGCCCGCGCCGAGGGCGCCGGTCAGCAGACCCTGACCGTGCGCTACCGCACCCCCGGCTCGGGGGCCGCCTCCGTGACCGTCGGCGCCAACGGCGGGGGCTCCGCCCGGCTGTCCCTGCCGGCCACCTCCGGTGCCTGGAAATCCATCGACACCAAGGTCACGCTGCGGGCCGGACTGAACAACCTCTCGCTGCGCAACGAGTCCGGCGACAACGGTGACTTCGACCTCGACGGCATCGACATATCCGGCACCACCGCACCGGCCCAGCGCGGTGCGACCGTTCCGTACACCGCCTACGAGCTGGAGAACGCCGGTACCAACGCGCGCAAGCTCAGCCCGGACCGCACCTACAAGACGGTGGCCTCGGAAGCGTCCGGCCGCAGTGCCGTGGTCCTGGAGAAGAACGGCGACTACGCCGAGATCACCCTCACCAGCCCGGCCGATGCCCTGGTCCTGCGCTACTCGATCCCCGACAGCGCCGACGGCCGTGGCACCGACGCCACCCTGAGCCTGTCCGCGAACGGCACTGCCCTGCCCAAGCTGTCGCTCACCTCACGCCATGCCTGGGTGTACGGCGACTATCCGTACAACAACGCCCCGGCGGGCGGCCAGGCGCACCGGTTCTTCGACGACACCCGGGTCCAGCTCGACCGCACCTTGCCGGCCGGCACCACCCTGCGCTTCGCCAAGGGCACCGGCGACACGGCCGCGAGCTACACCCTGGACCTGGTGGAGACCGAGAGCGTGCCGGGCGCGCTCACCATGCCCGACGGATACGTCAGCGCCACCACGCTGGGCGTCACCCCCGACGACAACGCCGACGACACCGGGGCGCTCAACTCCGCGCTGAACCAGGCCAGGAGCCAGGGCAAGGGACTGTGGCTGCCCAAGGGCACCTACAACATCTCCGGACGGCTCCTCCTCAACGGTGTCCGTGTCGCAGGCGCCGGACAGTGGTACACGGTCCTGCGCGGCAAGGACGGAAAGGGCGGCCTGTTCGCGCAGGGCGGCACCAGCTCCGTCCAGGACCTGAGCATCCTCGGCGATGCCACCTACCGCAACGACTCCGCCTTCGACGCCGGGATCGAGGGCGACTTCGGTGAGGGAAGCACGATCCAGAACGTATGGATCGAGCACACCAAGGTCGGCCTGTGGCCCACCAGCCCCACCACGGGCCTGTACGTGTCCGGACTGCGCATCCGCGACACCTACGCCGACGGCGTCAACCTGCACGGCGGAGTCACCGGAACGGTCGTCACCCAGTCCAGCATCCGCAACACCGGTGACGACGCCCTGGCCATGTGGTCCGACGGACAGGCCGACGTCGACAACGTCTTCCACCACAACACCGTCCAGCTCCCGCTGCTGGCCAACGGCGCCGCGATCTACGGCGGCAGCGGCAACCGCATCGAGGACAACCTGATCTCCGACACCGTGGTCGGCGCCGCAGGCATCGCCGTCAGCAGCCGCTTCGGCCTGCCCTTCAGCGGCACCACCACGGTCGCCCGCAACACCCTCACCCGTACCGGCGGCTATGAGCCCAACTGGCAGAGCAAGCTGGGCGCCCTGTGGGTCTACGCCGACCAGTCCGACATCACCACCCCGGTGATCATCACCGGCAACAGCATCCTCGACAGCACCTACAGCGGCCTGCTCGTCTCCTGGCAGAAGAACATCGCCGACCTGCGGGTGTCCGACACCACCATCGACACGGCGGGCGCCTACGGCATCGAGATCAACGCCTCCGGCCAGGGCAGCTTCAGCGGTGTCACGGTCCGCAACGCGGCCGACGGCGCCCTGAACGTGGCCGGCGGCTTCACCGTCCAGCGGGGAAGCGGCAACTCCGGCTGGTGACAGCCGCGCACGAACCGCGGGCCCGGCCACAGTCCCCGCCGGCCGGGCCCGCACCCTCATCACGCACACCTCACGAAGGCAGGCACATGACCTCCCGCACCACCGAATGGTGGCGGCACGCCGCCATCTACCAGCTCTACCCGCGCAGCTTCGCCGACGGCAACGGCGACGGCATCGGGGACCTGGCCGGCGCCCGGGACCGCCTGGACTACCTCAAAGCCCTCGGCGTCGAAGCGATCTGGTTCAGCCCCTGGTACCTTTCGCCGATGGCCGACGCCGGCTACGACGTCACCGACTTCCGCCAGATCGACCCCCGCTTCGGCACCCTCGCCGACGCGGAGAACCTCATCCATGAGGCACATGAGCGGGACATCCGCGTCATCGTGGACATCGTCCCCAACCATGTCTCCAACGAACACGAGTGGTTCCTCAAGGCACTCGGCTCCGCTCCGGGCTCCCCGGAACGCGAACTGTTCTGGTTCCGCGACGGACGCGGCGAGGACGGCTCACTGCCGCCCAACGCATGGCAGTCCATCTTCGGCGGACCCGCCTGGACCCGGGTCCCGGACGGACAGTGGTACCTGCATCTGTTCGCACCCGAGCAGCCCGACCTGAACTGGCGCAGCCCCCAGGTACGCGCGGAGTACG encodes:
- a CDS encoding CBM35 domain-containing protein, translated to MSIHRTHRLRTTAALSALLLALTGAVSYSVAAAPQAYAAGSTLEAEAAVLSGGAVVEREHSGYTGTGYVGGFTDANKGRASVAFAVQSAHVGAGSVAVRYANGTGVTMSLSLVVNGSRVGQVGLPATGGWDSWSTVRVPVDFVKGANAVALTFTSADSGNVNIDNLTATTPDSDTTTPTDPTVLEAEAAALSGGAVVEREHSGYTGTGYVGGFTDANKGRASVSFAVQSAHVGVGSVAVRYANGTGVTMSLSLVVNGSRVGQVGLPATGGWDSWSTVRVPVDFVKGANAVALTFTSADSGNVNIDNLTATTPDSDTTPTDPTDPPSSTVAYEAESAFASGGPAKATTATGYSGAGYLTGFPRTGARAIFAARAEGAGQQTLTVRYRTPGSGAASVTVGANGGGSARLSLPATSGAWKSIDTKVTLRAGLNNLSLRNESGDNGDFDLDGIDISGTTAPAQRGATVPYTAYELENAGTNARKLSPDRTYKTVASEASGRSAVVLEKNGDYAEITLTSPADALVLRYSIPDSADGRGTDATLSLSANGTALPKLSLTSRHAWVYGDYPYNNAPAGGQAHRFFDDTRVQLDRTLPAGTTLRFAKGTGDTAASYTLDLVETESVPGALTMPDGYVSATTLGVTPDDNADDTGALNSALNQARSQGKGLWLPKGTYNISGRLLLNGVRVAGAGQWYTVLRGKDGKGGLFAQGGTSSVQDLSILGDATYRNDSAFDAGIEGDFGEGSTIQNVWIEHTKVGLWPTSPTTGLYVSGLRIRDTYADGVNLHGGVTGTVVTQSSIRNTGDDALAMWSDGQADVDNVFHHNTVQLPLLANGAAIYGGSGNRIEDNLISDTVVGAAGIAVSSRFGLPFSGTTTVARNTLTRTGGYEPNWQSKLGALWVYADQSDITTPVIITGNSILDSTYSGLLVSWQKNIADLRVSDTTIDTAGAYGIEINASGQGSFSGVTVRNAADGALNVAGGFTVQRGSGNSGW